The window TAGTAAAAACTTGCGGAGTCTGAACTGCCCAAAGTTCTTCTCTTTTTAATGTTTCTACTACTAATTTGCTACTATTAACTCTTTTAATAGTATCCTTAACAGGAACAGCTACTATACTAGCCCTCGTTATTTTTGCATTTTCTATGACTTCAGAAATTATTCTTGGCGTAACAAGTGGTCGTGCACCATCATGCACGACCACTAAACAATTTTCTTTATCAACTACCCTTAAAGCATTAAAAACGGATTCTTGTCTTTCCTTACCACCTATAACAATTCTGTTAACCTTTGAAAAATTATAGCGTTCTACAATTTCCTTTTGACAAAAATCTAATTCTTCTTGCCTGGTAACTACAATTATTTCATCTATCAAAGGATGATTTTGAAATACATCTAATGTATGAGCTAAAATAGGTTTATCAAATAAGTGCATATACTGTTTATTAGTGTCGCTATTCATTCTTTTCCCCTGTCCAGCCGCTAATAATATGACCACATTATCAAACAATTCCGCCCACCTCATCTGATCTTCTTAATTCTTCCTTGAGTTTGGCAAAAATCATTCTACCTGCAGCTGTTTGCAGTACACTGGTTACTACTACATACACATTTTCGCCAATAACCTTTTTTCCATTTTCAATTACTATCATAGTACCATCATCTAAATATGCAACACCTTGACCATACTCTTTACCATCTTTGATAACACGAAGAAACATTTCTTCGCCGGGTAAAACAACTGGTTTTACGGCATTTGCTAATTCATTTATATTTAAGACAGTTACCCCTTGTAACTCAGCAACCTTATTAAGGTTATAATCATTGGTTACAACAAATCCTTCTAAGACTTGGGCTAACTTTACTAATTTACTATCTACTTCTTGAATATCATCAAAGTCTTGGTTAGATATTTGGACAGGAATTTCTAATTCCTTACGGATTTTATTTAAAATATCTAAACCTCTACGACCTCTATTTCTTTTCAAAGCATCTGATGAATCTGCTATATGCCTTAATTCTTCAAGAATAAAATTCGGAATAACTAATGGACCTTCAATAAAGCCACTTTTACAAATATCTGCGATTCTACCATCTATGATAACGCTAGTATCTAAAACCTTTGGTTTTGGCTTTAAATAAGCTTTAGCAACCTTGTCTTTTGATCCAAATTTCAATATGGAGAAAACTCCTAATAAATCTTCTTTCTTTTTTGAACCTACACTCATACCTATATATCCTAAAAGCAAACTAACTATAATTGGCAGGTATGATCCTATATAAGGTAATTTCGAAAAAGAATTTCCCATTAAACTAGCAACTATAAGTCCGAATATTAAACCAATGGCTCCACCTAATAAATCTTGTATAGGCATTTTTTGCAAATTACTTTCAATCCATTTAGTCATTTGCAATACTTTTTTTACTATTTTGGGAGCCACTGCGTATCCAATGAGCCCTAAAATAATTGTTGGTACTATAATCAAGGCAATTCTTGCTTCTCTAAAGACTATAAAGAAACTATTAAAAATAAAGTTTCCTAGATATAATCCTCCAGACGCACAGGCTAGTGCTATTACTATGCGTACTACCTTCTCGACCACCAGTGCACCTCCTTTTTATTTATTTTCTCTAATATTATACGCTAGTATAGAAATACCTACAAGCACTAATGTTTTTTTTTGGGAATACTTCTAAAATGCACTAATTATTTCAGAGGTTAGTAA of the Desulfonispora thiosulfatigenes DSM 11270 genome contains:
- the ispD gene encoding 2-C-methyl-D-erythritol 4-phosphate cytidylyltransferase, whose product is MFDNVVILLAAGQGKRMNSDTNKQYMHLFDKPILAHTLDVFQNHPLIDEIIVVTRQEELDFCQKEIVERYNFSKVNRIVIGGKERQESVFNALRVVDKENCLVVVHDGARPLVTPRIISEVIENAKITRASIVAVPVKDTIKRVNSSKLVVETLKREELWAVQTPQVFTKEIITKAHERADRENYLGTDDASLVEKIGQSVNIVLGSYENIKITTQEDLDIAINILRRRKACE
- a CDS encoding PIN/TRAM domain-containing protein, giving the protein MVEKVVRIVIALACASGGLYLGNFIFNSFFIVFREARIALIIVPTIILGLIGYAVAPKIVKKVLQMTKWIESNLQKMPIQDLLGGAIGLIFGLIVASLMGNSFSKLPYIGSYLPIIVSLLLGYIGMSVGSKKKEDLLGVFSILKFGSKDKVAKAYLKPKPKVLDTSVIIDGRIADICKSGFIEGPLVIPNFILEELRHIADSSDALKRNRGRRGLDILNKIRKELEIPVQISNQDFDDIQEVDSKLVKLAQVLEGFVVTNDYNLNKVAELQGVTVLNINELANAVKPVVLPGEEMFLRVIKDGKEYGQGVAYLDDGTMIVIENGKKVIGENVYVVVTSVLQTAAGRMIFAKLKEELRRSDEVGGIV